ACCTCGCGGTTCACGTCCGGCGTCTCCATGGCCGTGGTCGGCCTCGGCATGGGCTGCCTGATGCAGATCACCATGCTGGTCGCGCAGAACAGCGTGGAGATGAAGGACATGGGTGTCGCGTCCTCGTCCACCACCCTCTTCCGCACCCTCGGCTCCTCCTTCGGCGTCGCGATCATGGGCGCGCTGTTCAACAACCGCGTCCAGGACGTCATGGCCGAGCGGGCCGGGGCGCTGGGCTCCAAGGTGACCGAGCAGTCCGCCCAGCTCGACCAGGCGGGCCTGGCCAAGTTGCCGGAGGCGGCCCGCGAGGCCTACCAGCACGCGGTCTCCGCCGGCACGCACTCGGCGTTCCTGCTGGGAGCCGTGGTGGCGGTGGTCGCCCTGGCAGCGGCCGTGTTCGTCAAGGAGGTCCCGCTCAAGGGGGCGGGGCCGAAGGCGAAGGACGAGCCGGACACCCCGGCGGCGCAGCCGCCCGTGGTGGAGGCCGTCTGACCGGACCGTACGAGGCCCCCCGGGGTGTGTCGCCCCGGGGGCTTTGTCATGCCCGGCCGCACACGTCCCATTGTCAGACCCCCGTGCCACCATCGATCGCATGGACAAGATGCGCCAGGTGCGCCTCGCCAAGGACGCCATGGACCGGGACTGGGACGATCCGGAGCTCGACCTGGGCGCCGTCGCCGCGCACGCCGGGTACTCGCGGTATCACTTCATCCGCGCCTTCAAGGAGGCGTACGGCGAGACCCCCGGGCAGTACCTCACGCACCGCCGCATAGAACGCGCCGAGGACCTGCTGCGCACCGCGAACCTGTCGGTGACGGAGATCTGCCACCTGGTCGGCTTCAGCAGCGTCGGCACGTTCTCGGCCCGCTTCAAGGCGTGGACCGGCCTGACGCCCAGCCAGTACCGGACGAAGCACGTGGGGCGCGGAGCGGCCCTCATACCGGGCTGCTACGCCATGCTGTGGGCCGGCGGCTTCCGACCGCCACCTGGCTCCGGCTCCGGCACGGGCCCCGGCTCCGGCAAGCAGCGCAATTCCGGAGAAGCGGGCTGACACCCCCGCTGCCTACGGTGGCAGGGCAAGCATCAACCGGCCGCCGAGCAGCAGGAGCACGCCATGATCAAGGGTCTCGCCATCTCGACCGTCTGGGTCCTCGACCAGGACCGGGCCAAGGAGTTCTACACCGAGAAACTGGGCCTGGAGGTCCGTAGGGACATGCCCATGGGCGAGGGTGGCATGCGCTGGCTCACCGTCGGCTCGCCGAACCAGCCCGACGTCGAGCTCACGCTGATGGTGCCCGGCGGTCCCGCGATGGACCCCGAGTCCGCCGAGATGCTCCGGAAGCTGGTGACGAAGGGCGCGCTCGGCGCCGGCGTGCTGACCACCGACGACATCCACGGCGACTACGAGAAGCTCAAGGACCGGGGCGTGGAGTTCCTCCAGGAGCCGCAGGAGCGCCCGTACGGCACGGAGGCGCTGTTCCGTGACGACTCCGGCAACTGGTTCTCGTTCACCCAGCCCCGGGAAGGCGGACTCGACCTGGACCAGGACTGGACCTGCTGACCACCCTGAGGGACTACGTCCCCGACCCCGGCAGCATCGGATAACTGCCCGTGTTCGTCGGCGCGTGCTCCGGCAGCCACAGCACGGCGACCGCGCCCTCGGCGGGCAGCTGCTCCGGTGTCCCGGGCGTGCGCACGTTCCGGAAGGTCAGCCGGGCGCCCAGCACCCGGGC
The genomic region above belongs to Streptomyces coeruleorubidus and contains:
- a CDS encoding helix-turn-helix transcriptional regulator; amino-acid sequence: MRQVRLAKDAMDRDWDDPELDLGAVAAHAGYSRYHFIRAFKEAYGETPGQYLTHRRIERAEDLLRTANLSVTEICHLVGFSSVGTFSARFKAWTGLTPSQYRTKHVGRGAALIPGCYAMLWAGGFRPPPGSGSGTGPGSGKQRNSGEAG
- a CDS encoding VOC family protein, which produces MIKGLAISTVWVLDQDRAKEFYTEKLGLEVRRDMPMGEGGMRWLTVGSPNQPDVELTLMVPGGPAMDPESAEMLRKLVTKGALGAGVLTTDDIHGDYEKLKDRGVEFLQEPQERPYGTEALFRDDSGNWFSFTQPREGGLDLDQDWTC